One stretch of Prunus persica cultivar Lovell chromosome G1, Prunus_persica_NCBIv2, whole genome shotgun sequence DNA includes these proteins:
- the LOC18789879 gene encoding protein ECERIFERUM 26-like, with the protein MVLGSQENLVYGIKLSSVGPGRITGSDVVHDPSGMDLAMKLHYLRGVYFFSSQAAQGLTIVRMKEATFTWLNVHYRACGRFRRSESGRPYLKCNDCGVRFLEAKCDKTIEEWLEMDLSHQKLLASNQVIGPELFFSPLVLFQVTHFRCGGISLGLSWAHVLGDAFAASDFVNGLGQIMSALEPNRLPNYTTSNKKFQKLENPPPPLSIKQVNPVGDHWITPINCKMETLSFPITATQLNNLQFKILGQNQIHQIPIFELISAIIWQCVAKVRGSEPKLVTICKNDPKERARGEGSNSQIISTVKADFSITDADPKKLATLLVKQAGNERSQIEEAMENDNGVADFVVYGANLTFVNWEDADFYGLEVKGHKPVYVLYNIQGVGDEGTVLLLPGPKDFGVGRGEGRVVNIILPEKEVFGLKSELRKNDLLLENELE; encoded by the exons ATGGTCTTGGGTAGCCAAGAAAACTTGGTCTATGGCATTAAGCTTTCATCAGTCGGGCCAGGCCGGATTACCGGGTCGGATGTGGTTCATGACCCGAGTGGCATGGACTTGGCTATGAAGCTCCACTACCTTAGAGGAGTGTACTTTTTTAGTAGCCAAGCAGCCCAAGGGCTAACCATAGTGCGCATGAAAGAAGCTACGTTCACTTGGCTAAATGTACACTACCGGGCATGCGGACGGTTTCGGAGATCCGAATCCGGCCGGCCCTATCTCAAGTGTAACGATTGTGGGGTGAGGTTCCTTGAAGCAAAGTGTGACAAGACGATTGAGGAATGGCTAGAGATGGACTTGTCTCACCAGAAGCTGCTTGCTTCAAACCAAGTCATTGGACCTGAACTATTCTTCTCTCCACTTGTTCTCTTCCAG GTTACTCATTTCAGATGTGGAGGCATATCATTGGGTCTTAGCTGGGCCCACGTGTTGGGAGATGCCTTTGCAGCTTCCGATTTCGTCAACGGCTTGGGGCAAATTATGTCTGCTCTTGAGCCCAATAGGCTACCAAACTATACAACATCAAACAAAAAGTTCCAGAAACTTGAAAACCCACCACCCCCACTCTCCATAAAACAGGTGAACCCAGTTGGTGACCATTGGATAACTCCCATTAACTGTAAAATGGAAACACTTTCATTCCCTATCACTGCCACCCAGCTAAACAACTTGCAATTCAAGATATTGGgtcaaaaccaaattcatcAAATTCCAATTTTCGAACTCATTTCTGCCATAATTTGGCAATGTGTAGCCAAAGTTAGAGGGTCGGAGCCAAAATTGGTGACAATTTGCAAAAATGACCCAAAAGAGAGGGCAAGAGGGGAAGGCAGCAACAGTCAGATTATAAGCACAGTCAAGGCAGATTTCAGCATTACAGACGCGGATCCAAAAAAGTTGGCAACCTTGCTAGTCAAGCAAGCCGGGAACGAGAGATCCCAAATAGAAGAAGCTATGGAGAATGATAATGGAGTGGCTGATTTTGTTGTGTATGGAGCCAATTTGACGTTTGTGAATTGGGAAGATGCTGATTTCTATGGGTTGGAAGTGAAAGGGCATAAGCCGGTTTACGTGCTTTATAACATACAAGGTGTTGGAGATGAAGGAACTGTTTTATTGCTGCCAGGGCCTAAAGACTTTGGTGTGGGTAGAGGTGAAGGAAGAGTGGTGAATATTATTTTGCCAGAGAAAGAAGTGTTTGGGCTGAAATCTGAGTTGAGAAAGAATGATCTGTTGCTTGAGAATGAGCTTGAATGA
- the LOC18791152 gene encoding putative disease resistance protein RGA1, whose translation MAVESVLTFATEGILTKLTSLAAQEISLAWGFKAELNRLRKTLSTIEGYLADVAQGPQGRSKSVEDWVTNLKRLAQDADDVLDEFNYELLRHKVEIRNHMKKKVLNFFSLSNPVAFRLKIAHKIQKINASLVNLKSEAPIIGLVSKKTDAAPRGIRGRIQTDSLPEKDGIIVGREEVVSDLVTTLTNSNNNQENLSVMAIVGMAGLGKTTLAKSVYNDNSVIKYFEKRIWVCVSDPFNINVILICMLESLNPSKATVRENQDALVKYLEEELREKRYLLVLDDVWNEDSEKWESLMTYLSKLNSAPGSKIIVTTRSGIVASLTETLPRPELELLSTDECWSILKHAACSDGSSDIPLGLERIGREIAKNCEGLPLIAKVLGGILRSKKTPAEWSEVKDSRIWDLPKAEDRIMSVLKLSFDNLESPALKQCFSYCSTFMKNADMERDNLIQLWMAQGFLHPSPEKNNLDMEDIGNEYFDILFQSSLFQNATVDDDGIVAECKMHDLVHDLAERVSETESMMRDFHNERIPEGSSGKLRSLFSNAEALLGNMLPWFKALRVLKLYDENIEELPSSIGKLKHLRYLDISFTEIKRLPNSIGKLYNLQTLRATNCGLKEFPKAVQNLINLRYVYCDEGTKFPAGVLRRLTSLRKLTCSLMGSEIEELAALNQLKGKLIIRNLEDVRNGDEASKAKLEEKKKVRHFLFKWTKNRSTTNNNEEDVLEGLQPHFELERLAIQFFIGTKFPSWMIKLDNLKKINLKGCNRFEEVSTLSHLPHLTGVWIQGCSGLQSIPDLNLFTSLRELSIESCERLESLVSSGPANVVEVLNITGCSGLQSIPDLNLFTSVHIFNIESCDRLESLVSSGPINVELLHIKGCSGLQSIPDLNLFTSVHIFNIESCDRLESLVSSGPINVELLHIKGCSGLQSIPDLNLFTSVHIFNIESCDRLESLVSSGPINVELLHIKGCSGLQSIPDLNLFTSVHIFNIESCDRLESLVSSGPINVELLNITGCNGLQSIPDLNLFTSGIFNIKSCERLENLVVIAHNGHNLSC comes from the exons ATGGCTGTAGAATCTGTGCTTACTTTTGCCACCGAGGGAATACTGACGAAGCTGACTTCCCTTGCTGCTCAAGAAATCAGTCTTGCCTGGGGATTCAAAGCTGAACTAAACAGGCTTCGCAAAACACTGTCCACCATTGAAGGTTACTTAGCCGACGTTGCCCAGGGACCACAAGGTCGGAGCAAGTCCGTAGAAGATTGGGTGACGAATCTTAAACGTCTAGCTCAAGATGCAGATGATGTCTTGGATGAATTCAACTATGAACTTCTCCGGCACAAAGTAGAAATCCGAAATCATATGAAGAAAAAGGTACTCAACTTCTTTTCACTCTCCAATCCGGTTGCATTCCGCCTTAAAATTGCACATAAAATTCAGAAGATCAATGCATCCTTGGTGAATCTCAAGAGTGAGGCTCCTATCATTGGACTAGTTTCCAAGAAAACAGATGCAGCCCCTCGAGGAATTAGAGGACGGATACAAACCGACTCACTCCCTGAAAAAGATGGAATCATTGTTGGAAGGGAGGAGGTCGTGTCAGACCTAGTCACAACTTTGACCAACTCCAACAATAATCAAGAAAATCTGTCTGTTATGGCCATTGTGGGAATGGCAGGGCTGGGAAAGACAACTTTGGCCAAGTCAGTGTACAATGATAATTCAGTAATAAAGTATTTTGAAAAAAGGATATGGGTGTGTGTATCTGATCCTTTTAACATCAATGTGATTTTGATCTGCATGTTAGAATCTCTTAACCCATCAAAAGCCACTGTAAGAGAAAATCAAGATGCACTGGTTAAATACCTTGAAGAagagttgagagagaaaagataCTTGCTGGTACTTGATGATGTTTGGAATGAAGATTCGGAGAAATGGGAAAGTTTGATGACCTATTTGTCAAAGTTGAATTCTGCTCCAGGAAGCAAAATTATTGTCACTACCCGCAGCGGCATAGTTGCATCACTCACAGAAACACTTCCGCGGCCTGAATTGGAACTTCTATCAACGGATGAATGCTGGTCCATATTGAAACATGCAGCTTGCTCAGATGGTAGTTCTGATATACCTCTTGGTTTAGAGAGAATTGGACGGGAAATTGCTAAAAATTGTGAAGGTCTACCATTGATAGCAAAG GTTTTAGGAGGTATTTTGCGCTCTAAAAAGACTCCTGCTGAATGGTCTGAAGTCAAAGACAGTAGAATATGGGACTTACCAAAGGCAGAAGATAGAATCATGTCAGTTTTGAAGTTGAGTTTCGATAATTTGGAATCACCAGCACTGAAGCAATGTTTTTCATATTGCTCAACGTTCATGAAAAATGCCGATATGGAAAGAGATAACTTGATTCAACTTTGGATGGCTCAAGGATTCCTCCATCCTTCTcctgaaaaaaataatctaGACATGGAGGATATAGGtaatgaatattttgatattctaTTCCAAAGCTCCTTATTTCAAAATGCTACAGTGGATGATGATGGCATTGTTGCTGAATGCAAGATGCACGATCTAGTGCACGATCTTGCAGAACGTGTATCCGAAACTGAAAGCATGATGCGAGACTTCCACAATGAAAGAATTCCAGAAGGAAGTAGTGGGAAATTGAGATCACTGTTTTCGAATGCTGAAGCACTACTTGGAAACATGTTGCCATGGTTTAAAGCTTTACGTGTCTTGAAATTATACGACGAAAATATTGAGGAGCTTCCAAGTTCAATCGGAAAGCTAAAACACTTGAGATATCTTGACATTTCCTTTACAGAAATCAAAAGACTTCCAAATTCTATTGGCAAGCTATATAACCTACAGACATTAAGAGCAACAAACTGCGGTCTTAAAGAATTTCCAAAAGCCGTGCAAAACTTGATCAACTTGAGATATGTTTATTGTGACGAAGGAACAAAATTTCCAGCTGGGGTATTAAGGAGATTAACTAGCCTTCGAAAATTAACTTGCTCTTTGATGGGTAGTGAAATTGAGGAGCTGGCTGCCTTGAATCAATTGAAGGGTAAATTGATTATTCGTAATTTGGAAGACGTAAGGAATGGAGATGAGGCAAGTAAAGCTAAAttagaggagaagaaaaaggtaCGCCACTTTCTATTTAAATGGACGAAAAACAGGTCAACAACCAATAATAATGAAGAGGATGTACTAGAAGGCCTCCAGCCGCATTTTGAGTTGGAAAGGCTAGCGATTCAATTTTTCATAGGTACTAAATTTCCATCATGGATGATTAAGCTTgacaatttaaagaaaattaatcttAAGGGGTGCAACCGATTTGAAGAAGTCTCAACACTCAGCCATCTGCCTCATCTTACAGGTGTTTGGATTCAAGGATGTAGTGGTCTACAATCTATTCCAGATTTAAATCTCTTCACATCCCTCCGTGAATTGAGCATTGAATCTTGTGAGAGATTAGAAAGTTTGGTGAGCAGTGGGCCCGCCAATGTTGTGGAGGTGCTGAATATAACAGGTTGTAGTGGTCTACAATCTATTCCAGATTTAAACCTCTTCACATCCGTCCATATATTCAACATTGAATCTTGTGATAGATTAGAAAGTTTGGTGAGCAGTGGACCCATCAATGTGGAGTTGCTGCATATAAAAGGTTGTAGTGGTCTACAATCTATTCCAGATTTAAACCTCTTCACATCCGTCCATATATTCAACATTGAATCTTGTGATAGATTAGAAAGTTTGGTGAGCAGTGGGCCCATCAATGTGGAGTTGCTGCATATAAAAGGTTGTAGTGGTCTACAATCTATTCCAGATTTAAACCTCTTCACATCCGTCCATATATTCAACATTGAATCTTGTGATAGATTAGAAAGTTTGGTTAGCAGTGGGCCCATCAATGTGGAGTTGCTGCATATAAAAGGTTGTAGTGGTCTACAATCTATTCCAGATTTAAACCTCTTCACATCCGTCCATATATTCAACATTGAATCTTGTGATAGATTAGAAAGTTTGGTGAGCAGTGGGCCCATCAATGTGGAGTTGCTGAATATAACAGGTTGTAATGGTCTACAATCTATTCCAGATTTAAACCTCTTCACATCCGGTATATTCAACATTAAATCTTGTGAGAGATTAGAAAATTTGGTAGTAATAGCCCACAATGGCCACAATCTCTCTTGTTGA